Proteins encoded in a region of the Pseudomonas viciae genome:
- the dacB gene encoding D-alanyl-D-alanine carboxypeptidase/D-alanyl-D-alanine-endopeptidase, with the protein MIKSLRPLLLASLILPLALPVTTNAATINTALSPNVQKALKNSKLQDNALSLVLIPLNGPGTPTLYNADVSVNPASTMKLVTTYAALEMLGPNHQWKTEFYTDGTLSGGILNGNLYLKGGGDPKLNMEKLWLLMRDLRANGVQQITGDLVLDRSFFIQPQLPEFNDDGNDENKPFLVKPDSLLVNLKALRFVARNDGGRVLVSVEPPIATIRIENQVKAVNSKQCTGGVRYNPVPQADGSVTVTVGGQLGDGCSSQTYLSLLDHATYTAGAVRAIWKELGGSIQGKDRLAPTPSSAKVLARAFSPDLAEIIRDINKYSNNTMAQQLFLSLGAQFRNEADGDDAKAAQRVVRQWLAKKGITAPHLVMENGSGLSRAERVSAREMAAMLQAAWRSPYSAEFISSMPIAGTDGTMRKRLKTTAMAGEAHVKTGTLNTVRAIAGFSRDINGNTWAVVAILNDPKPWGASSVLDQVLLDLYRQPKLPQTASVL; encoded by the coding sequence ATGATCAAATCTTTGCGTCCACTGCTTCTGGCCAGCCTTATTCTTCCCCTGGCCCTGCCGGTTACTACCAACGCCGCCACCATCAACACCGCCCTGTCGCCCAATGTGCAAAAGGCCCTCAAGAACAGCAAGCTGCAAGACAACGCCCTGTCCCTGGTGCTGATCCCACTCAACGGCCCCGGCACTCCGACCTTGTACAACGCCGACGTCTCGGTGAACCCGGCCTCCACCATGAAACTGGTGACCACCTACGCGGCCCTGGAAATGCTCGGCCCCAATCACCAGTGGAAAACCGAGTTCTACACCGACGGCACCCTCAGCGGCGGAATTCTCAACGGTAACCTGTACCTCAAGGGCGGCGGCGACCCCAAGCTGAACATGGAAAAACTCTGGCTGTTGATGCGTGACCTTCGGGCCAACGGCGTGCAGCAAATCACTGGCGATCTGGTGCTGGACCGCAGCTTCTTCATCCAGCCGCAACTGCCCGAGTTCAACGATGACGGCAATGACGAAAACAAACCGTTCCTGGTCAAGCCCGACTCGCTGTTGGTGAACCTCAAGGCCCTGCGCTTCGTCGCCCGCAATGACGGCGGTCGGGTGCTGGTGTCGGTGGAGCCACCGATTGCCACTATTCGCATCGAAAACCAGGTCAAGGCCGTCAATTCCAAGCAATGCACCGGCGGCGTGCGCTACAACCCGGTGCCACAGGCGGACGGCAGTGTGACCGTGACCGTCGGCGGCCAGCTCGGTGACGGTTGCAGCTCGCAGACTTACCTGTCGCTGCTGGACCACGCCACTTACACCGCCGGAGCCGTGCGGGCGATCTGGAAGGAGCTGGGCGGCAGCATCCAGGGCAAGGACCGCCTGGCTCCGACCCCGAGCAGCGCCAAGGTGCTGGCCCGGGCGTTCTCGCCGGACCTGGCCGAGATCATTCGCGACATCAACAAATACAGTAACAACACCATGGCCCAGCAACTGTTCCTGAGCCTCGGCGCGCAGTTTCGCAACGAAGCCGACGGTGACGACGCCAAGGCGGCGCAACGGGTGGTGCGCCAATGGCTGGCCAAGAAAGGCATCACCGCACCGCACCTGGTGATGGAGAACGGCTCCGGCCTGTCCCGCGCCGAACGGGTCAGCGCCCGGGAAATGGCGGCGATGCTGCAGGCCGCCTGGCGCAGCCCGTACTCGGCGGAGTTCATCAGTTCGATGCCGATCGCTGGCACCGACGGCACCATGCGCAAACGCCTCAAGACCACTGCCATGGCCGGCGAAGCCCACGTCAAGACCGGCACCTTGAATACTGTCCGCGCCATCGCCGGCTTCAGCCGTGACATCAATGGCAATACCTGGGCGGTGGTGGCGATCCTCAATGATCCAAAGCCCTGGGGCGCTTCTTCGGTGCTGGACCAGGTGCTGCTGGACCTGTACCGCCAGCCGAAACTGCCGCAGACGGCTTCGGTGCTCTGA
- a CDS encoding GntR family transcriptional regulator produces MNEQLQPLKKQPRAGKAGRSGTQDDIVYAHIFEAILEQRLAPGTKLSEEALGEIFGVSRTIIRRALSRLAHEGVVLLRPNRGAVVASPSVEEARQVFMARRLVERAITELAVQHATAEQLAELRQMVSDERDSFSRGDRGAGIRLSGEFHLKLAEAAKNAPLISFQRSLVSQTSLIIAQYESGNRSHCSYDEHTQLIDAIEARDATLAVDLMMHHMDHIDSKLNLDEESASDDLHAVFSHLLQSKKPGRSTAKL; encoded by the coding sequence ATGAACGAACAGTTGCAGCCCCTCAAGAAACAACCGCGAGCAGGTAAAGCCGGCCGCAGCGGAACCCAGGACGATATTGTCTATGCGCATATCTTTGAGGCCATCCTCGAACAGCGCCTGGCGCCCGGTACAAAATTGAGCGAAGAGGCGCTGGGGGAGATTTTCGGGGTCAGCCGCACCATCATCCGCCGGGCGCTGTCACGCCTGGCCCACGAAGGGGTGGTGTTGTTGCGGCCCAATCGCGGTGCCGTGGTAGCGAGCCCGAGTGTCGAAGAGGCCCGCCAGGTGTTCATGGCCCGGCGTCTGGTGGAGCGGGCGATCACCGAGTTGGCGGTGCAGCACGCCACCGCTGAGCAGTTGGCCGAACTGCGGCAGATGGTCAGCGACGAGCGCGACAGTTTCTCCCGTGGCGACCGTGGCGCCGGCATCCGCCTGTCGGGCGAGTTTCACCTCAAGCTGGCCGAAGCGGCGAAGAACGCCCCGCTGATCAGCTTCCAGCGCAGCCTCGTGTCGCAGACTTCGTTGATCATCGCCCAATACGAAAGCGGCAACCGCTCCCACTGTTCCTACGATGAACATACCCAGTTGATCGACGCCATCGAGGCCCGCGACGCCACGCTGGCCGTGGACCTGATGATGCATCACATGGACCACATCGACAGCAAACTCAACCTCGACGAGGAAAGTGCGTCGGATGATTTGCATGCGGTGTTTTCGCATTTGTTGCAGAGCAAGAAACCGGGACGGTCGACGGCCAAGCTTTGA
- a CDS encoding YggL family protein yields MATNRSQRLRKKLCVDEFQELGFELNLDFKEDLADEAIDAFLDAFLKEAMEANGLGYVGGDDYGLVCLQKRGSVTQEQRAAVEAWLKARPELTSVEVSPLMDVWYPEKPINPVA; encoded by the coding sequence ATGGCGACTAACCGTTCCCAGCGTCTGCGCAAAAAGCTGTGCGTGGATGAATTTCAAGAGCTGGGTTTCGAACTGAACCTGGATTTCAAAGAAGATCTGGCCGATGAGGCTATTGACGCTTTCCTCGATGCTTTCCTCAAAGAAGCCATGGAAGCCAACGGCCTGGGCTATGTCGGCGGCGACGACTACGGTCTGGTTTGCCTGCAGAAGCGTGGCTCGGTGACCCAAGAGCAGCGTGCAGCCGTTGAAGCCTGGCTCAAGGCGCGTCCTGAGCTGACCAGCGTTGAAGTCAGCCCGCTGATGGACGTCTGGTACCCGGAAAAGCCGATCAATCCGGTCGCTTGA
- a CDS encoding benzoate/H(+) symporter BenE family transporter, whose protein sequence is MTEVTTTPLRPLADTSPSAIVAGFIAMMTGYTSSLVLMFQAGQAAGLTSGQISSWIWAISIGMAVCSIGLSLRYRTPITIAWSTPGAALLITSLGGVSYGEAIGAYITCAALVTICGLTGSFERLVKRIPASLAAALLAGILFKIGSEIFVAAQHRTGLVLGMFFSYLIVKRLSPRYAVLAALLIGTALSGLLGLLDFSGFALEVATPVWTTPHFSLAATISIGIPLFVVAMTSQNMPGIAVLRADGYTVPASPLITSTGIASLLLAPFGSHGINLAAISAAICTGPHAHEDRNKRYTAAVWCGVFYGFAGVFGATLAALFAALPKELVLSIAALALFGSIINGLSIAMSEAKEREAALITFMVTASGLTLFSIGSAFWGIVAGVLTLVILNWRSA, encoded by the coding sequence ATGACCGAAGTCACGACCACTCCACTTCGCCCACTGGCCGACACCTCGCCCTCGGCGATTGTCGCCGGGTTCATCGCGATGATGACCGGCTACACCAGTTCCCTGGTGCTGATGTTCCAGGCTGGCCAGGCAGCCGGGCTGACCAGTGGACAGATTTCCTCGTGGATCTGGGCAATTTCCATCGGCATGGCGGTGTGCTCCATCGGGCTGTCGCTGCGTTATCGCACGCCAATCACCATCGCCTGGTCGACTCCCGGCGCGGCATTGCTGATCACCAGCCTTGGCGGTGTCAGTTATGGCGAGGCCATCGGCGCCTATATCACCTGCGCGGCGCTGGTGACGATCTGCGGCTTGACCGGCAGTTTCGAACGCCTGGTCAAACGCATTCCGGCATCACTGGCGGCGGCATTGCTGGCAGGGATCCTGTTCAAGATCGGCAGCGAGATCTTCGTCGCCGCACAACATCGCACCGGCCTGGTGCTGGGGATGTTTTTCAGCTATCTGATCGTCAAGCGCCTGTCGCCGCGCTACGCCGTGCTGGCGGCGCTGCTGATCGGCACGGCACTGTCCGGCCTGTTGGGGCTGCTGGACTTCAGCGGCTTTGCCCTGGAAGTCGCAACGCCAGTCTGGACCACTCCGCATTTCTCCCTGGCGGCGACCATCAGCATCGGCATTCCACTGTTTGTGGTGGCGATGACCTCGCAGAACATGCCGGGCATCGCCGTGCTGAGGGCCGACGGTTACACCGTGCCGGCCTCGCCGTTGATCACCAGCACCGGCATCGCCTCGTTGCTGCTGGCCCCGTTCGGCTCCCATGGCATCAACCTGGCAGCCATCAGCGCAGCCATCTGCACTGGGCCTCACGCCCATGAGGACCGCAACAAGCGTTACACGGCGGCGGTCTGGTGCGGAGTTTTCTACGGCTTTGCCGGGGTGTTCGGCGCGACACTGGCGGCCTTGTTCGCGGCGCTGCCCAAGGAGTTGGTGCTGTCCATCGCGGCGCTGGCGCTGTTCGGGTCGATTATCAATGGCCTGAGCATCGCCATGAGCGAAGCCAAGGAACGGGAAGCAGCGCTGATCACCTTCATGGTCACGGCGTCGGGACTGACGCTGTTTTCCATCGGGTCGGCGTTCTGGGGGATTGTGGCCGGGGTGTTGACCTTAGTGATTCTGAACTGGCGTAGCGCCTGA
- the guaD gene encoding guanine deaminase, whose product MPLTRKAYRAALLHSLADPAEVGIEASYEYFEDGLLVVENGQISAIGPAHDLLPTLAADIEINHYPDALITPGFIDTHIHLPQTGMVGAYGEQLLDWLDTYTFPCESQFADQAHADAVADIFVKELLRNGTTTALVFGSVHPQSVNALFEVAEKLDLRMIAGKVMMDRNAPDYLTDTAESSYTESKALIERWHGKGRLHYAVTPRFAPTSTPEQLTLAGQLLGEYPDLYMQTHISENLQEVQWVKELFPQRKGYLDVYDHYQLLGERSVFAHGVHLCDDECARLAEAGSAIAFCPTSNLFLGSGLFNLPMAEKYKVNVGLGTDVGGGTSFSLLQTLNEAYKVMQLQGARLSPFKSLYLATLGGARALRLEERIGTLQPGSDADFLVLDYNATPLLSYRLKQARDIAEKLFVLMTLGDDRTVMQTYAAGRLVHQR is encoded by the coding sequence ATGCCCCTGACACGCAAAGCCTACCGCGCCGCCCTGCTCCACAGCCTCGCCGACCCCGCCGAAGTTGGGATCGAAGCGTCCTATGAATATTTCGAAGACGGTTTGCTGGTGGTGGAGAACGGCCAGATCAGCGCCATCGGCCCTGCCCATGACCTGCTGCCAACCCTGGCGGCGGACATCGAGATCAACCATTACCCGGACGCGCTGATCACCCCAGGCTTCATCGACACCCACATCCACTTGCCGCAGACCGGCATGGTCGGCGCCTATGGCGAGCAGTTGCTGGACTGGCTCGACACCTACACCTTCCCCTGCGAAAGCCAGTTCGCCGACCAGGCCCATGCCGATGCGGTGGCCGATATTTTCGTCAAGGAACTGCTGCGCAACGGCACCACCACCGCACTGGTATTCGGCAGCGTCCATCCGCAATCGGTGAACGCGCTTTTCGAAGTGGCCGAGAAACTTGACCTGCGCATGATCGCCGGCAAAGTGATGATGGACCGCAACGCCCCGGACTACTTGACCGACACCGCCGAATCCAGCTACACCGAAAGCAAGGCGCTGATCGAGCGCTGGCACGGCAAGGGCCGCCTGCATTACGCCGTGACCCCGCGTTTCGCGCCTACCAGCACCCCGGAACAATTGACCTTGGCCGGTCAACTGCTGGGGGAATATCCAGACCTGTACATGCAGACCCACATCAGTGAAAACCTGCAGGAGGTGCAGTGGGTCAAGGAGCTGTTCCCGCAGCGCAAGGGTTATCTGGACGTCTACGACCATTACCAGTTGCTTGGCGAGCGTTCGGTGTTTGCCCACGGCGTGCACCTGTGCGACGACGAATGTGCGCGCCTGGCCGAGGCCGGTTCGGCCATCGCGTTCTGCCCGACCTCGAATCTTTTCCTGGGCAGCGGCCTGTTCAACCTGCCGATGGCCGAGAAGTACAAGGTGAACGTGGGATTGGGCACGGATGTGGGCGGCGGCACCAGTTTTTCGCTGCTGCAAACCCTGAACGAAGCCTACAAAGTGATGCAGCTACAGGGCGCGCGGTTGAGCCCGTTCAAATCGCTGTACCTGGCGACTCTGGGCGGCGCCCGGGCCCTGCGCCTGGAAGAGCGGATCGGGACTTTGCAGCCGGGCAGCGATGCGGACTTCCTGGTACTGGACTACAACGCCACGCCGCTGTTGAGCTATCGCCTGAAGCAGGCCAGGGACATTGCCGAGAAGTTGTTTGTGTTGATGACGCTGGGGGATGACCGGACGGTGATGCAGACTTATGCGGCTGGCAGGTTGGTGCATCAGCGGTAG